Proteins co-encoded in one Salvia splendens isolate huo1 chromosome 4, SspV2, whole genome shotgun sequence genomic window:
- the LOC121799143 gene encoding MADS-box protein 04g005320-like isoform X1, with translation MGRGKVELKRIENKINRQVTFAKRRNGLLKKAYELSILCDAEVALIIFSSKGKLYEFCSSSGMAKTLERYHKSSYGLIESQQSLDDERQSSYLECLKLKSRVEVLQQSQRHLQGEDLGKFGVRELDQLECVLDASLNRIRSKQTQHMFEQLSGLQRKEKDLMDINRALRKKLEGGSDQPVPYRPSSWLLGLRCFSSLLLPTTQAILGTTLRWRKIMPRVFPKM, from the exons atggggAGAGGGAAAGTGGAATTGAAGAGGATTGAGAACAAGATAAACAGGCAGGTGACTTTTGCCAAAAGAAGAAATGGTTTGCTGAAGAAGGCCTATGAACTCTCCATTCTCTGTGATGCTGAGGTTGctctcatcatcttctccaGCAAAGGCAAGCTCTATGAGTTCTGCAGCTCTTCTGG CATGGCCAAGACACTTGAGAGATATCACAAAAGCAGCTATGGCCTAATCGAATCTCAGCAATCTCTTGATGATGAAAGA CAGAGTAGCTACTTGGAGTGCTTAAAGCTCAAGTCAAGAGTTGAGGTTCTACAACAATCTCAAAG GCATCTTCAGGGGGAAGACTTGGGAAAGTTTGGTGTAAGAGAACTTGATCAACTCGAATGTGTATTAGATGCATCTTTGAATCGAATAAGATCAAAACAG ACCCAACACATGTTCGAGCAGCTTTCTGGTCTTCAAAGAAAG GAAAAAGACCTGATGGATATTAATAGAGCTCTCAGGAAAAAG CTCGAAGGAGGCAGTGATCAACCAGTACCCTACCGGCCGAGCAGCTGGCTGCTCGGCCTCAGGTGTTTTTCGAGCCTCTTGCTGCCAACAACTCAAGCCATATTAG GTACAACTCTCAGGTGGCGCAAAATAATGCCGAGGGTTTTTCCCAAAATGTGA
- the LOC121799143 gene encoding MADS-box protein 04g005320-like isoform X2: MGRGKVELKRIENKINRQVTFAKRRNGLLKKAYELSILCDAEVALIIFSSKGKLYEFCSSSGMAKTLERYHKSSYGLIESQQSLDDERSSYLECLKLKSRVEVLQQSQRHLQGEDLGKFGVRELDQLECVLDASLNRIRSKQTQHMFEQLSGLQRKEKDLMDINRALRKKLEGGSDQPVPYRPSSWLLGLRCFSSLLLPTTQAILGTTLRWRKIMPRVFPKM; encoded by the exons atggggAGAGGGAAAGTGGAATTGAAGAGGATTGAGAACAAGATAAACAGGCAGGTGACTTTTGCCAAAAGAAGAAATGGTTTGCTGAAGAAGGCCTATGAACTCTCCATTCTCTGTGATGCTGAGGTTGctctcatcatcttctccaGCAAAGGCAAGCTCTATGAGTTCTGCAGCTCTTCTGG CATGGCCAAGACACTTGAGAGATATCACAAAAGCAGCTATGGCCTAATCGAATCTCAGCAATCTCTTGATGATGAAAGA AGTAGCTACTTGGAGTGCTTAAAGCTCAAGTCAAGAGTTGAGGTTCTACAACAATCTCAAAG GCATCTTCAGGGGGAAGACTTGGGAAAGTTTGGTGTAAGAGAACTTGATCAACTCGAATGTGTATTAGATGCATCTTTGAATCGAATAAGATCAAAACAG ACCCAACACATGTTCGAGCAGCTTTCTGGTCTTCAAAGAAAG GAAAAAGACCTGATGGATATTAATAGAGCTCTCAGGAAAAAG CTCGAAGGAGGCAGTGATCAACCAGTACCCTACCGGCCGAGCAGCTGGCTGCTCGGCCTCAGGTGTTTTTCGAGCCTCTTGCTGCCAACAACTCAAGCCATATTAG GTACAACTCTCAGGTGGCGCAAAATAATGCCGAGGGTTTTTCCCAAAATGTGA
- the LOC121799529 gene encoding protein BIG GRAIN 1-like E, giving the protein MSVTSKNSSHRRKDSGEIVVFDAARYFAGIDENPCYHSSSSSRMSLDMPAINAHNLPSIQKQYLMREKKKCRQPSSPGGRLATFLNSLFNQANSKKKKKSKTSPAVDDNGDDRDRANDRRRSSMCYAETPTKSSYADLKSFSDRQKAVSQLRNGENGNGRLRFNKGSFRNPTTKWTADDEDQRKFDDGEDSDSSSDLFDLPNLDFCSTGLPVYGTTDMDRIRIGAPLSSAATV; this is encoded by the coding sequence ATGTCCGTGACGTCCAAAAATTCATCCCACCGTCGGAAGGACTCCGGCGAGATCGTCGTTTTCGACGCAGCGCGTTACTTCGCCGGCATTGATGAGAACCCATGCTACCACAGCTCCTCTTCCTCCCGAATGAGCCTAGACATGCCGGCGATCAACGCACACAATCTCCCGTCGATTCAGAAGCAGTATTtgatgagagagaagaagaaatgcAGGCAGCCGAGCTCCCCCGGCGGCCGGCTCGCCACGTTCCTGAATTCTCTCTTCAATCAGGCGAattcgaagaagaagaagaaatcgaAAACGAGCCCCGCAGTCGACGACAACGGAGACGATCGTGATCGCGCTAACGATCGGAGAAGGAGCAGCATGTGTTACGCCGAAACCCCGACGAAATCGTCGTACGCGGATTTGAAGAGCTTTTCCGATCGCCAGAAGGCGGTTTCTCAGCTTAGAAACGGGGAAAATGGGAACGGGCGGCTGAGATTCAATAAGGGGAGCTTTAGAAACCCTACGACGAAATGGACGGCTGATGATGAAGATCAAAGGAAATTCGATGACGGTGAAGATTCGGATTCGAGTTCGGATCTATTTGATTTGCCCAACTTGGATTTTTGCTCGACCGGTTTGCCCGTTTACGGGACTACGGATATGGATCGGATCCGAATCGGAGCTCCACTTTCCAGCGCTGCGACAGTGTAA